TATAGAACAGCTCGTAAAACTAGTTCGAGACGAGTTGTTCAGATCCGGAAGATATGATAATAGAATTCTAATAGACCATGAAGAATTGACTCGTCCGGACTCGGGATCAGAAGAAGAAGGGGCCATCTTTTGTTCTTTAGCAGAATGTATCTTAAGCTCAGAGAACGATGTGAAAAGATCCTTCCGAGACAGAGACCTTCCAAAGCTATTGCATTCCCAAGAATCCGAATATGCAAGCTATCAATACGATCTAAGATCAGAATACAAAAGCTACAAAGTACGTTTATTTAAAGTATCCATCTCAACATACCAAGTTCTTTTAAACGGAAAAGATTGCGGAAGAATAAATTTCTCTATAAGCGGAGACGCAACGGAAGAATTCCTAATCGAATACTCTGGCAGAAGTATTCCTGTAAGAATAGATCGTAGACCTTCTTTCCATTTAGTTCGCTTTCTGGATCGACAAGGAAAATTAAGATACCTAAGATTCTCGGTACTTTCAGGAAATAAAAATTCCAATCAATCTTCGGAAGGAATACTTAGATCTCCTTTTCAAGGAACCTTCGTAAAGATATGCAATGATCCGCAAACACAAGAAGTTTGGAAAGAAGGAGCATTCGTCGAAGAAGGAAATCCAATCTTAGTCATTTCAGCAATGAAGATGGAAACTGTATTAACTGCACCTTCTTCCGGAAAACTAACGTATCTAATCGAACATGGAGAAACAAACAAGCTGATTCGTGGAGTCACGGCTTCCGGAATGGTCTTAGGCAAAGGCTTCGGTGAAGGAGAGATACTCGCAAAGATCGAAACGGCAGATAGCAAAGGAAAAGAAGAAGATTCAGAAATCTATAATGCTCAAGAAGGAAATCTCTGGGAAGCGCTTCCTTATCTTTCTTCGGAATCATCTGTGCAAGCTGCCACTATGCCAAGCCTCGTCCAAAGCGGAAGCGATCTCCGATCCTTATTCCGCTCTTGGATATTCGGCACATTTAGAGAACAAGACGCTGTAGAAAAAATAGAGATCATCCTTTCTCAGCTTCCCTTTCTAAAAGTGAACGAGCTTGAGAAAAAGGCATGGGGAAATTTCTTCATAGATATATTAAAATTCCATGTTTTAGTCAGAAGAATATTCTCCTCCGATCCAGGAACGAAATTCTCTCATTACGGAGAAGTTCACAGACTTCTCTCCGAATGGGACACCGAAGGATACAATCCGCCTAAGACCACTAAGAAACTTCTCTCCAATACATTCCATTACTATGGAGTAAAACCTTGGAGTCCTTTGCGAAGAACAAAAGAACAAAAAGAGGCGTTTCTATTCTTAGTGAGAGCCTATGCAAATCTAAGAGAAGGAAAGGAAATCTTTGCAACACTCTTAGAGTCTCTTTCTGTTTATGCTCCACCTACTCCTTCCATTGATCTTGCATTGAACGGGATACTTTATCTGGAAGAAAGAGAAAAGGAAACTTCTCTCGAAAAAACAGTGAGAAGAATCTTGGCAGCGAGAGGAAATCGACCTCAAAAATTCAAAGGTGGAGATGCCACCATTTCCAGAGAGCATGTATTCGATTATATTCGATTCGTAAAAGCTCCTTGGTCCCTGGTCTCGGATGAAGATGGAAAAAAACTGGAGGAAGAATTCAGAAAATCCTTCTCTGCACCGCTTCCTCTTCTTCCGGAAGAGATCGATCCTTTCCTATTCGAAAAAATCAAGAGCAAGCTGGAATACTGGCAAAAGATCGGATCCATGAAAAGATTATTTTCCCCCGCACAAGGACATTATCTTTATCTAATGGAATCTAAAAAGGAAACCCAGTACATCCTATTTTCTACGCTACCTTGCGAAGAGAAAAGAGAGATTACACGTCTAGATCTAGAAACAGTCTCCAAGAACGGAACCTGCATCCTACAGGGAGCGCAAGCACTTCATAAATCGGACATCTTCCGATTGGAAGTATTGGTAGGAAACCTGCAAGCTCCATTTGACCTAGGCTCCAAAGAAGAAGGAGTGTTAAATTATAATAATATAATGGAATCCTCCAATTCAGTAATTCGGTTCTTTTTGCACGGAGTATATAGTCAGTTCACGATAGATTTTATCCCCAAGAGCTCTGAGAAATCCATGACTCTTTCCTTCTTCTTTAAAGAAGGAAAATTGAGAATGGACATAGCTCATCCAAACGACCCTAGATTTCCATACTGCCAAAGTACGGACCCGAAAGACTTAACTGTGTTCCAAAAAGGAAAATGGCCTTTAGAATGTTGGGTCGAGGAAACCTTCGATCGAAACACTGCGAAAGAAATCTTCGTACCGAATGCGGACGGTTTACTTAGAAAAAATCCTAAAACAGGAATCGAAGAAGAGCATAAACCGGGAGCCAAGATCTTTGAAGGAAAGATCGGCGGAAAACCTGCATTATGCTTTTTTAAAGATTCCAGAGTAGCCGGAGGAGCAACAGGAGATTTAGAAGGAAGAAAATATCTCGCTGCCGCATACTACGCCTACCGCAAAGATATTCCGTTGTATATATGGAATGACGGAGCTGGAGCAAATATCAAGGAAGGTATGGTCGCCTTAAACAGAGCAGCAGAAGGATTCTTCATGAATTCTTTATTAACCTCTTTGTCAGAAGCTTCCGAATTCAGAGCAGCAATAGAATCTCATCCAGATCCGGTCTTAAGAGATATATGCTTACAGATGGAGCGTGCCTACGGAGCGGAATTCAAGAAATATGATTCAGGAGAAAGGCCTAAGCATTGCTTCATAACGGCTGTCGGGATCGGTTCTTCCACCGGGCTGGATGTATACGGATCTTCTCAAGCATCTTTGCAACTTTTGTTAAACGAAGATGAATCCTATAGAGTGCTTACAGGATCCTCCGTAATCGAGTCTGTAACGGGAGAGAAGTTTACAAACTATGAGATCGGTGGAGCAAGGATCATGGGACAAGCGACTGGAACCGTCGATTTTGTCGCGAATGATAAGGTCCAGCTCATCTGGTACATTCGTCGTATCCAAGAATCTTTGTTGGGAGACGAACCTTCTAAGAAAGAAAGAACATCTAAAACGATCCATGAAGAATCGAATGTCTTGGATGAGAATGAGCTCTTTCAAAATTCGGATAACGGCTTCTTCTTACCCATTAAAGAAAACTACTCCGGCTCAGGCTCTCTTGTCTCCGGATTGATTCGATTGGGAGAAAGCTCAGTTCTTGCAATGGGTCCTCGCACGATTTACGGATTTCATTCCCTACCTTGTATTATCAAGGCAAAGGAATCGGTACGGATCGCGGAGAAGACGAATTCGAATCTTCTTCTTATCTATGGAAACAGATGGTTCAGAAGTTCTCACTTGGACGATTATGATTCCTTAAGACCAAGAAGGGATTTTCAAAAGTCGTTGCAAGACTTCCAAGGAACCTGTCTGCATTTCGTAAAGAATTCTTCCGGACTTAGGATCCCAGAACTTGCATCCGGAGCAGATGTTTGGTTGCTCTTAGAACCGAATGAGAAGATGGGACCAAGTGCTCAAAAGGAATTTGCAAATAAGAAACGTTGGGCAACTTTCACTGCCAAGAATGAAACGGAAGCATATCAGATTATTAGAAAATTCTTTTCTTTGATGACTCACAGAGAGATCCAAGATCCGAATTCAAATTCGGCTCCTATCCAACTTCCCTCCGAAACAAATGTGCCTTACGATATGAAGGAAGAGATCGTTCTCAAGATATTCGATCCTGATACATTCTTGGAATTCGGAGAATGGGATCTAGGATCAAGCTTGATCACCGGGATCGGAAGGGTCCAAGGAAAAACGGTAGCGATCATCGCGGATCAACCCAAAGGAGGAGGATCTCCCGACGCACCAGGAACGGAAAAATTCAGAGTATTCACAGAGTTTGCAAACAAACACAAGTTACCGTTGCTCATGATTTCCGATGCGCCAGGCTTCGTGCCCGGCACCAAGCAAGAACGTTTGAGAATACAGCAGATCGGTGGAGAGTCCTTGGATGTAAATGTTCTCTCCAAGATTCCAGTAGTCTCGATAGTCTTACGACAGAATTACGGGGGAAGACAGATCCATGCATTCAGCGGGTTCTTAAGACCAGGCATCGCTTACTATTCGTTAGCTGATGCGATCCTCGCAGTAATGGGAGCAAATTCCGCGTTCGATCTTTTCCAAGGAGCAAAGATATCTTCTCTTCGTAAGGAAGGAAAGAATGAAGAGATCGAGAATATACGTACAGAATTCTTTGGTGCCTTTGTTCAGAAATCAAGAGCAGATGCAGATGCAAAAAATACGGGAGTCTTGGACGGAGTCTTTTCTTCCGTTTCGAATCTAAGGGAAAGCATTCTACAAGGATTAGAAGAAGCCGATCAAAAGATCGGATCCTGGAAGAAGACTCGAGAAAAATACTCCAAGGGAGAAGTGTATCGGAATAATTCAGGAAAGGATGAGGACTGGAGAGACCTTATCCTTCCCTAAATTCTCTTCTTGCATTTGAAAAGGAGTTCGGCCTTAGGCCGAAGCTCCTTACCTTTTTCGGATAGCGATCATCGCAATATCATCAGAGAGTTGAGAGAAGCCGGACTTGCCCAATCCTTGTTGAGTGTGAGCTTCCACATCCGTTACTATTGTTTGGATCAACTCTTCTGGACGCTTTTCTCCGTTTGCTTGTAAGAGCTTTGCCAATCTTTCTTTCGTGTACATCTCCGAGCTGGGGCTTCTCGCCTCGTCCAAACCATCGGTATATTCGAAAAAAACATCTCCCGAATCCAAAGTAAGGACCCTTCTCTCGATCGTAGTCTCGAAGAAATCATTATCATCCATTCCGATCGGAAGTCCTCCTGCAGGAAGCTCCTTGATCTTCTTATCCGAAGCATCGTAGAAGAGCGGCTTAACGTGTCCGGCTGAGATGTATTCCAGCTTAGAGGTATTGGAATCGAAAATAGATAAGAAGAACGTAATAAAGATATGATCCGGAGTATCCTCATACAAATAGCCGTTCGCTTCTAAAAGGATCTTTTTCAGATCTCTTTCTCCTTTTCTAAGAATGGCGCGAATCTGAGCCCTAAATAAGGCCATTACGATCGCAGGTCCTACCCCATGATTGGAAACGTCCCCGATACAAATCGCGATCTTTCCGCCGCCAAGCTCGATAAAATCGTAGTAATCCCCGCCCACTCCGGTCATCGCCTTGTAAAAGGCACCGAATTCGACGTAATCATTCAGACTCGACGGAAGTTTTTCAGGAAGAAGTCTCTTCTGGATCTCTTCTGCAGCGAGAAGTTCTCCTTTCATTTCCTCTCTTTCTTTCAAGCCGTGAACCATATTGTTCAATGACTCACTCAAGACGCCTATCTCATCATAACCTGCAGGAGGAAATTCTACTTCTAGATTTCCTTCTCCTATAGTCTCAGCATTTCTACTAATGACTCGGATCCTGCGGACCATAAGCCAGGCCAAGCCGTACGCCAATAATATTGCAGCTATTCCGATGATCCCTGTATATCGGACCATCTCCTCTCGATTGCCCCTCATCTGACGGATCCCTTCGGTCCTATCTATTAGAATAATATTATATCCTAATAAGTCTTTGCGAAGAAGGTCATAGATCAGTCCTTTTCCAGCCTCATCCCCTGGAGCCACAAGAGGAGTAGAATCTAAGTCCCACATGACTTCCTCTGCCTCGCTCCTACTTCTGACCAAGATCCCGGAATCCCAAGAAACTCCTCTGGCCTTAGGCAGATCCGTTTCCGAATTTCCGGAGAGTATCCACTCCCTAAGAAGCTTCCATTTGGCTCGGACTGCTTTGCGCTCATTCTCGTCCTTATAATATTTGCGAATTCCGGAAGGTCCTGCTTTGAACGGAATGAATGCGAAGTCTTCTAGGGCAGCCTCTCTCAAACCGTAAAATGCGTCCTCCGCCTTTCTATCTAAGAAAAAGCTCCAATCCCCTTTTGTAGAATCCATTCGTATTAAAGAATCTTTATATTCTTCTAAAAGGATCTCTAAACTTCTTATCTTCTCCTGGATCTCTTCCGGGGATTTTTTATTCTCCCCTTCTTTCGGAGGAAGTTTCAGCATTTTCTCCCATTCTAAGATGTCCTTTCCTGTATCAGTGATCTTTTTCTTTAAGCCGTCGTGATCCTCGTCCCATTTCTTTTCGGCTTTTTTAAAATCGGAAGAATACGGCTGGAGTTGTTCCAGCTTTGTATCGCGCTTCTTCAACATTTGGCGATATGCTGAGGCTAAATTTCTAAAATCCTTGTCTGCAGAAGGTTTTGCCTTTCCGTCCTTTCGCAACTCATTCATTCTCGCCTTCAACTTCTGTGCAATGTCCGCAATTTCAGCCGAGATTTTCTGATCTTCTTCTAGGTATTTTTTCCAATCACCTTCGTTAGAAGCGATTTCTTCCGCGAGGGCTCTGGATCTTTCTGCAGTACTTGGGTTTCTGAATACTGGCCGATATACTACTTCGTACTGGCGCCCACCTACTTCGTAACTTTCCGGTTCGGATTTATTCTGTATAACTTCCAACACATCGGTTTCTCCGAAGAGGCCCTTGCGGCTTTCCACATAATCCGCCTGGCTAAATAGCTTCTTTCCCGTTTCAGAGCTTTGGGAGAATAGAAGACCAGTATCTAAGGTTTCTTTTCCCAATCTATCATATGCTAAAATTCTAATTTTATCCGGTAGAAGACCTAGAGAAGAAATCCTATCTTTGAATGAACCTCTAAAGAAATTCTGGAGCGCTTTCGTAAGAGCAGTCTCTCCGATTGCCGCCTTCTTCTCTCCATCCGGGATCGCCTTTTCGGAAGCCTTTCTTTCCTTATCCAGCTTCTCTTTGTCTGTCTGGTAGGTTTTCTTTTTCTTTGGATCGAGATCCGGCTTGGCAATCTCCGCATCCAAGAATTTTACTTCTTCGTCAATCTCTTCGATCCGTGTTTTTGCACTCTCCGAACTAATCCTTGCAGAAGCTGTCCTTTCTGCGATCGCTCTTATCTTATCGTATACCGGCCCATCTATAGGAGATCCATTCTCTTTTCTTAATTCGTTGCGGACCTTAGACTCGAATTCACTGATCTCTTTTTCGGAAAGATAGCGAGTGAAATATGTATCTACGGATTTATATACATTCCCTCTTTTTACATTCAATCCGATGGATTGACCGAATGCTTTCAACGCTCCGAAGAGACCGCCTTCTTTTTGAACGACAGTCCTCTTGAACTTACTCAGTTGCTTCTTCTTTTCCTTAACTCGGATCTTAAACTCTTCTACCAAGATCATACTTCGGCTGAGATTCTCAAGATCCAGAACGACAGAGTTCACATATTCCAGAGGAGGTTTCAGCTCGGACTCCAGCTTTTCTTCCAAAGCTTTTGTCTGCTGAGAATAATGAATTGCGGAAGTAAAACCTAGGATCGCGATAACTAAAGCCGCGGTGAAGAAGGAGAGCTTTGCCCGTATTCCGGGTAAAACAGCCCTAAGAAATTTGTTTTTGATCATCTTATTCTCTCGTGTGGATCAGAGTAAGTTTATTGCGCGGAGGGTTTTTCAGACGTTGGTAACGGACTACCATGATCTTCTT
Above is a window of Leptospira semungkisensis DNA encoding:
- a CDS encoding PP2C family protein-serine/threonine phosphatase — encoded protein: MIKNKFLRAVLPGIRAKLSFFTAALVIAILGFTSAIHYSQQTKALEEKLESELKPPLEYVNSVVLDLENLSRSMILVEEFKIRVKEKKKQLSKFKRTVVQKEGGLFGALKAFGQSIGLNVKRGNVYKSVDTYFTRYLSEKEISEFESKVRNELRKENGSPIDGPVYDKIRAIAERTASARISSESAKTRIEEIDEEVKFLDAEIAKPDLDPKKKKTYQTDKEKLDKERKASEKAIPDGEKKAAIGETALTKALQNFFRGSFKDRISSLGLLPDKIRILAYDRLGKETLDTGLLFSQSSETGKKLFSQADYVESRKGLFGETDVLEVIQNKSEPESYEVGGRQYEVVYRPVFRNPSTAERSRALAEEIASNEGDWKKYLEEDQKISAEIADIAQKLKARMNELRKDGKAKPSADKDFRNLASAYRQMLKKRDTKLEQLQPYSSDFKKAEKKWDEDHDGLKKKITDTGKDILEWEKMLKLPPKEGENKKSPEEIQEKIRSLEILLEEYKDSLIRMDSTKGDWSFFLDRKAEDAFYGLREAALEDFAFIPFKAGPSGIRKYYKDENERKAVRAKWKLLREWILSGNSETDLPKARGVSWDSGILVRSRSEAEEVMWDLDSTPLVAPGDEAGKGLIYDLLRKDLLGYNIILIDRTEGIRQMRGNREEMVRYTGIIGIAAILLAYGLAWLMVRRIRVISRNAETIGEGNLEVEFPPAGYDEIGVLSESLNNMVHGLKEREEMKGELLAAEEIQKRLLPEKLPSSLNDYVEFGAFYKAMTGVGGDYYDFIELGGGKIAICIGDVSNHGVGPAIVMALFRAQIRAILRKGERDLKKILLEANGYLYEDTPDHIFITFFLSIFDSNTSKLEYISAGHVKPLFYDASDKKIKELPAGGLPIGMDDNDFFETTIERRVLTLDSGDVFFEYTDGLDEARSPSSEMYTKERLAKLLQANGEKRPEELIQTIVTDVEAHTQQGLGKSGFSQLSDDIAMIAIRKR
- a CDS encoding carboxyl transferase domain-containing protein, whose protein sequence is MIPTRKPEPESVIEGILSLPEIEAVIRELKILNPNRSESNEELPERKGKLKKVLVANRGEIAKRFFLALREEGIRSVAVVTDPDKEQSWYESADEIIYIGESDRYSNSKTIIAATLLSDANAVYPGYGFLSEDYRFVEALEEASAIYNKNIIFMGPKALVMRKVGNKLDARKLALENGIPLLQGSGPITGGIDIAVQEAERIGYPIMIKLDSGGGGKGMVVVRNSKELLPAIESAVRIGVQSYGNGTYFFEKYVERPAHFEVQIFNSTAVGIRKCAVQRRNQKVVEESGETFLDDRTLLQLLSSAEKIAHISGYSEGCAAGTVEFLLDSETGNFGFLEMNTRLQVEYPVTDQSLGIDLAKWQILYFDGREQEIPYESVIRRRFADRNHSIQCRIYAEDPFQNYSPSPGKIKDIELPTFNGVRCDFGFRKGDRVLGDYDPMIGKLITTGTTREEALLRMERALSDLYIRGITTNIEQLVKLVRDELFRSGRYDNRILIDHEELTRPDSGSEEEGAIFCSLAECILSSENDVKRSFRDRDLPKLLHSQESEYASYQYDLRSEYKSYKVRLFKVSISTYQVLLNGKDCGRINFSISGDATEEFLIEYSGRSIPVRIDRRPSFHLVRFLDRQGKLRYLRFSVLSGNKNSNQSSEGILRSPFQGTFVKICNDPQTQEVWKEGAFVEEGNPILVISAMKMETVLTAPSSGKLTYLIEHGETNKLIRGVTASGMVLGKGFGEGEILAKIETADSKGKEEDSEIYNAQEGNLWEALPYLSSESSVQAATMPSLVQSGSDLRSLFRSWIFGTFREQDAVEKIEIILSQLPFLKVNELEKKAWGNFFIDILKFHVLVRRIFSSDPGTKFSHYGEVHRLLSEWDTEGYNPPKTTKKLLSNTFHYYGVKPWSPLRRTKEQKEAFLFLVRAYANLREGKEIFATLLESLSVYAPPTPSIDLALNGILYLEEREKETSLEKTVRRILAARGNRPQKFKGGDATISREHVFDYIRFVKAPWSLVSDEDGKKLEEEFRKSFSAPLPLLPEEIDPFLFEKIKSKLEYWQKIGSMKRLFSPAQGHYLYLMESKKETQYILFSTLPCEEKREITRLDLETVSKNGTCILQGAQALHKSDIFRLEVLVGNLQAPFDLGSKEEGVLNYNNIMESSNSVIRFFLHGVYSQFTIDFIPKSSEKSMTLSFFFKEGKLRMDIAHPNDPRFPYCQSTDPKDLTVFQKGKWPLECWVEETFDRNTAKEIFVPNADGLLRKNPKTGIEEEHKPGAKIFEGKIGGKPALCFFKDSRVAGGATGDLEGRKYLAAAYYAYRKDIPLYIWNDGAGANIKEGMVALNRAAEGFFMNSLLTSLSEASEFRAAIESHPDPVLRDICLQMERAYGAEFKKYDSGERPKHCFITAVGIGSSTGLDVYGSSQASLQLLLNEDESYRVLTGSSVIESVTGEKFTNYEIGGARIMGQATGTVDFVANDKVQLIWYIRRIQESLLGDEPSKKERTSKTIHEESNVLDENELFQNSDNGFFLPIKENYSGSGSLVSGLIRLGESSVLAMGPRTIYGFHSLPCIIKAKESVRIAEKTNSNLLLIYGNRWFRSSHLDDYDSLRPRRDFQKSLQDFQGTCLHFVKNSSGLRIPELASGADVWLLLEPNEKMGPSAQKEFANKKRWATFTAKNETEAYQIIRKFFSLMTHREIQDPNSNSAPIQLPSETNVPYDMKEEIVLKIFDPDTFLEFGEWDLGSSLITGIGRVQGKTVAIIADQPKGGGSPDAPGTEKFRVFTEFANKHKLPLLMISDAPGFVPGTKQERLRIQQIGGESLDVNVLSKIPVVSIVLRQNYGGRQIHAFSGFLRPGIAYYSLADAILAVMGANSAFDLFQGAKISSLRKEGKNEEIENIRTEFFGAFVQKSRADADAKNTGVLDGVFSSVSNLRESILQGLEEADQKIGSWKKTREKYSKGEVYRNNSGKDEDWRDLILP